Proteins co-encoded in one Polaromonas vacuolata genomic window:
- the trmD gene encoding tRNA (guanosine(37)-N1)-methyltransferase TrmD: MRFDVITLFPELFAPFLVSGVTRRAYESGLVDVRLWNPRDFADGNYRRVDDRPFGGGPGMVMLAEPLAQCLEKIQLDRGAVKAPVVLFSPVGTALNHAGVQSWSAGDGAVLICGRYEGLDQRFIDRYVDSQISLGDFVLSGGEIAAMALLDAVTRLQPGVLNDQDSHHFDSFNPALDGLLDCPHYTRPESWRGESVPTMLMSGNHAHIERWRREQRLALTVKQRPELVRQARRAGQLSLLDETFLTHLPKKSETGNEPL; encoded by the coding sequence TGTCACTCGGCGTGCTTATGAGTCCGGCTTAGTCGATGTTCGGCTCTGGAATCCGCGCGATTTCGCAGATGGTAATTACCGCCGCGTAGACGATAGGCCCTTCGGTGGCGGCCCCGGCATGGTGATGTTGGCTGAACCCTTGGCGCAATGCCTAGAAAAAATTCAACTCGACAGAGGCGCTGTAAAAGCGCCAGTCGTATTGTTTTCTCCAGTCGGCACTGCGCTTAATCATGCGGGTGTGCAGTCATGGTCTGCAGGCGATGGTGCAGTTTTAATTTGCGGGCGCTATGAGGGCTTAGATCAACGTTTTATAGATCGTTATGTCGACAGCCAAATCAGTTTGGGTGATTTTGTACTCTCGGGCGGCGAGATTGCCGCAATGGCTTTGCTCGATGCGGTCACCAGGCTGCAACCCGGTGTGCTTAACGACCAAGACAGCCACCATTTTGATAGTTTTAATCCGGCTCTCGACGGTCTGCTTGACTGCCCGCATTACACCCGGCCTGAGTCTTGGCGCGGTGAGTCTGTGCCGACCATGTTGATGTCTGGCAACCATGCGCATATTGAACGCTGGCGCCGCGAGCAGCGCTTAGCGCTGACCGTTAAACAACGACCCGAGTTGGTCAGGCAAGCGCGCAGGGCCGGTCAATTGAGTCTGCTTGACGAGACTTTTTTGACTCACTTGCCCAAGAAATCAGAGACTGGAAATGAACCGCTATAA
- the rplS gene encoding 50S ribosomal protein L19, giving the protein MNLIQILEQEEIARLNKTIPVYAPGDTVIVSVNVVEGTRKRLQAFEGVVIAKRNRGLNSSFIVRKISNGEGVERTFQVYSPLIAKIEVKRRGDVRRAKLYYLRSRSGKSARIKEKLGIKNKIVKVA; this is encoded by the coding sequence ATGAACCTGATTCAAATCCTTGAGCAAGAAGAAATTGCTCGCCTGAACAAGACAATTCCTGTTTACGCCCCTGGTGACACCGTCATCGTGAGCGTTAACGTGGTTGAGGGCACGCGTAAGCGTCTTCAGGCATTTGAAGGTGTTGTGATTGCCAAGCGCAATCGTGGCCTCAATTCCAGCTTCATCGTGCGTAAGATCTCCAATGGCGAGGGCGTAGAGCGCACTTTCCAGGTCTACAGCCCGTTGATCGCAAAAATTGAAGTCAAACGCCGTGGTGATGTGCGCCGCGCCAAGCTGTACTACTTGCGTAGCCGCAGCGGCAAATCCGCACGTATCAAGGAAAAACTTGGTATCAAAAACAAGATCGTTAAAGTCGCTTAA
- a CDS encoding CoA pyrophosphatase, whose protein sequence is MTTSTPLFDPRNAKMLGMDSHLPHVTPDQLTPDSLRLRFSQPPIWTPEHSVEKKFGDRKPAFAAVLVPLVMRDELMLLLTQRSSQLSTHSGQIAFPGGRTDAGDINAADTALREATEEVGLPRDYVEVLGNLPIYLTGTAFMVTPVVALVRPGFVLKPNPAEVSDVFEVPLRYLMNPAHHRRHEMQFGDLTRRWLSMPYMDNANLLGSEFKERFIWGATAGMLRNLYRFLIA, encoded by the coding sequence ATGACTACTTCCACACCTTTATTCGATCCACGCAACGCTAAGATGCTGGGCATGGACAGTCATTTGCCACATGTCACACCCGATCAGCTCACGCCAGATTCGCTGCGTCTGCGTTTTAGTCAACCGCCGATATGGACACCTGAACACAGCGTCGAGAAAAAGTTTGGCGATCGCAAGCCTGCGTTTGCTGCCGTACTTGTGCCCTTAGTTATGCGCGATGAGTTAATGCTTTTACTCACCCAACGAAGCAGTCAGCTCTCGACGCATTCGGGTCAGATTGCTTTTCCCGGTGGCCGCACCGATGCCGGTGATATCAACGCCGCCGACACGGCGCTGCGTGAAGCCACAGAAGAAGTCGGCTTGCCGCGCGACTATGTGGAAGTACTGGGTAATTTGCCCATTTATCTGACGGGTACAGCCTTTATGGTCACGCCTGTGGTCGCGTTGGTCAGACCCGGTTTTGTGCTCAAGCCCAATCCGGCTGAAGTATCAGATGTGTTTGAAGTGCCCTTGCGCTACCTCATGAACCCCGCTCACCACAGACGCCATGAGATGCAGTTTGGCGATTTGACGCGGCGATGGCTGTCTATGCCGTATATGGATAACGCTAATTTGTTGGGTAGCGAGTTCAAAGAGCGTTTCATATGGGGTGCAACAGCAGGCATGTTGCGCAATCTTTATCGTTTTTTAATCGCTTAA
- a CDS encoding CobD/CbiB family protein — MSFFAVLFALIIEQARPMARGNWIHLGFRAWARWSSRSLDAGKPQHGWLAWSVAVLLPALLTLAIHWLLLSFSILLAFAWSVAVLYATLGFRQFSHYFTDIRDALDVGDEAQARELLAQWRQVDASELPRSEIVRHVIEYSVLAAHRHVFGVLLWFSVLAALGLGPAGAVLYRLSEFVSRYWAHKAASLAVSSDVASPALQTAATRAWGAIDFLPARATALGFAVVGSFEEAIDSWRTHTQRFAADSPAASAERNDGVILAATSGAVNVRLGGQALKPITFTLIADESGLVDGSQAEATESSPGRAPELAHLRSIVGLVWRSVVLWMMLLALLTLARLLG; from the coding sequence ATGAGCTTTTTCGCCGTATTGTTTGCACTAATTATTGAACAGGCCAGACCCATGGCCCGGGGCAACTGGATTCACCTTGGTTTTCGCGCCTGGGCACGCTGGTCTAGTCGCAGCTTGGATGCGGGTAAACCGCAGCACGGCTGGCTGGCTTGGAGTGTCGCCGTGCTGCTGCCGGCGTTGTTAACTCTCGCGATTCATTGGCTGTTACTCAGCTTTAGCATATTGCTGGCTTTTGCCTGGAGTGTTGCTGTGCTTTATGCAACTTTGGGTTTTCGCCAGTTTAGTCACTACTTTACGGATATTCGGGATGCGCTTGACGTTGGTGATGAAGCGCAAGCGCGTGAGTTGTTAGCGCAATGGCGTCAGGTCGATGCCAGTGAGTTACCGCGCAGCGAGATCGTACGCCATGTGATTGAGTACTCTGTGCTTGCGGCGCACAGACATGTGTTCGGCGTTTTGCTTTGGTTTTCTGTGCTTGCCGCGCTGGGTTTAGGCCCGGCTGGCGCGGTTCTTTATCGCCTGAGTGAATTTGTTTCACGTTACTGGGCTCACAAAGCGGCTTCATTAGCCGTATCCAGCGATGTCGCTAGCCCAGCTTTGCAAACGGCCGCTACGCGTGCTTGGGGTGCGATTGACTTCTTACCCGCTCGCGCGACTGCGCTAGGTTTTGCTGTAGTCGGTAGTTTTGAAGAGGCGATAGATTCTTGGCGCACGCATACTCAGCGGTTTGCTGCGGATTCACCGGCCGCCAGCGCCGAGCGCAATGACGGCGTGATACTGGCGGCGACCTCTGGTGCAGTCAATGTCCGCTTGGGTGGTCAGGCGCTAAAGCCAATAACTTTTACTTTGATTGCGGATGAGTCCGGTCTTGTTGACGGCTCTCAAGCTGAGGCGACCGAATCTAGTCCGGGCCGTGCACCAGAGCTAGCCCATTTGCGCAGCATTGTCGGGCTAGTTTGGCGCTCAGTAGTGCTTTGGATGATGCTTCTCGCCCTGTTGACGTTGGCGCGCCTATTGGGCTAG
- the rsgA gene encoding ribosome small subunit-dependent GTPase A, with protein sequence MSKREPRAAASLPGTLTGLVVAGFGRHVLVETEDGKRVICHPRGKKGQALVGDNVRWLPSQDEGTIEKVDERSNVFYRQDEMRTKSFAANLDQVLILIAAEPEFSESQLTRALIAAEAARIKPIIALNKSDLTEPFGRGWTKLAPYRNMGYEMLSLAIKPKTDTGDANQAQTDTLMALIQGKKTLVLGPSGAGKSSLTNLLIPQAKILTAEISQALNSGKHTTTSTTLYWVDAARSTALIDSPGFQEFGLNHIEPMQLANLMPDFKRHAQNCKFYNCTHLHEPGCGVINEIKSLPSSISAARYRLYGELFEDLSQTRY encoded by the coding sequence TTGAGCAAGCGGGAACCACGCGCCGCTGCCAGCTTGCCAGGCACCTTAACGGGTCTGGTGGTCGCTGGTTTTGGTCGCCATGTGCTAGTAGAGACCGAAGACGGCAAGCGCGTAATTTGCCACCCACGTGGCAAAAAAGGCCAAGCCTTGGTGGGCGACAATGTCCGCTGGCTGCCGTCGCAGGACGAAGGCACGATTGAAAAAGTTGACGAGCGCAGCAATGTCTTTTATCGCCAAGACGAAATGCGCACCAAGTCTTTTGCCGCCAACTTAGATCAGGTTTTGATACTGATAGCGGCAGAGCCTGAATTCTCAGAAAGCCAACTCACGCGCGCACTGATTGCGGCCGAAGCCGCACGTATCAAACCTATCATTGCCTTGAATAAAAGCGATCTGACTGAACCCTTTGGCCGGGGCTGGACCAAGTTAGCGCCCTACCGCAACATGGGCTACGAAATGCTGTCGCTAGCCATCAAACCCAAGACCGATACCGGCGACGCCAACCAAGCACAAACCGACACTTTGATGGCGCTGATACAAGGTAAAAAAACATTAGTCTTAGGCCCTTCTGGTGCCGGTAAAAGTAGTCTTACCAATCTATTGATACCGCAAGCCAAGATACTGACCGCAGAGATTTCTCAGGCACTTAATTCTGGCAAGCACACGACTACTAGCACCACGCTGTATTGGGTGGATGCGGCGCGCAGCACGGCTTTGATTGATTCACCGGGTTTTCAAGAGTTTGGCCTTAATCACATAGAACCCATGCAATTGGCAAATCTGATGCCAGACTTTAAGCGCCATGCGCAGAACTGCAAGTTCTACAACTGCACTCATCTGCATGAGCCAGGCTGTGGCGTGATCAATGAAATCAAAAGTCTGCCCAGCAGTATTAGCGCGGCGCGCTACCGACTTTATGGCGAGTTGTTTGAAGACCTGTCACAAACCCGCTATTAA
- a CDS encoding 4a-hydroxytetrahydrobiopterin dehydratase, protein MNPIHQNRHALSATEIVTQLSKLNGEQAMGWLLIDGALEKSFNFKNFHETIGFVNAVAYICNTENHHPDLAVSYSKCTLRFCTHDFKSLSISDFFCASKVDALLS, encoded by the coding sequence ATGAACCCCATCCATCAAAACCGACACGCTTTGAGCGCCACCGAAATCGTCACCCAATTGAGCAAACTCAATGGCGAGCAAGCGATGGGCTGGCTACTGATAGATGGCGCGTTGGAGAAAAGTTTTAACTTCAAAAATTTTCATGAAACCATAGGCTTTGTTAACGCAGTAGCCTATATCTGCAATACCGAAAATCACCACCCAGACCTGGCAGTGAGTTACTCAAAATGCACGCTGCGCTTTTGCACCCACGATTTCAAAAGCCTTAGCATTAGCGACTTTTTCTGCGCGTCGAAAGTTGACGCCCTGCTCTCTTGA
- a CDS encoding M48 family metallopeptidase: MNDYPFLFTLLVCAALVFSLLVRFYLASRQIRHVAEHRGEVPQAFAATISLQAHQKAADYTITKARIGLLEMAIGAALLLGWTLLGGLDALNQTLLASPLSNYGSLIPQIALLAAFGLIGGLLDLPISLYKTFVIEERFGFNKLSFKLWLGDLVKSTLVGAIIGLPVIALILWIMGSTGSLWWLWAWAAWMGFNLLALVLYPTLIAPLFNKFKPLDDESLKVRVTALMQRCGFEAKGLFIMDGSRRSAHANAYFTGFGAAKRVVFYDTLLNQLNPAEVDAVLAHELGHFKHKHIIKRIASMFALSLVGFALLGWLSTQVWFYTGLGVLPNLAGANDAIALLLFMLVLPLFSFFITPLFAQLSRKDEFQADAYAVSQTDSRDLQSALLKLYKDNASTLTPDPLFVKFYYSHPPASERMARMNLLTESRSL; this comes from the coding sequence ATGAACGATTACCCCTTTCTTTTCACTTTATTGGTTTGCGCAGCGCTGGTGTTCAGTCTGCTGGTGCGCTTTTACCTAGCCTCACGCCAAATTCGCCATGTGGCAGAGCACCGCGGCGAGGTACCTCAAGCTTTTGCTGCGACCATTTCGCTGCAAGCGCATCAAAAAGCCGCGGACTACACCATTACCAAAGCGCGCATTGGCTTACTTGAAATGGCGATTGGTGCGGCCTTGCTGCTAGGTTGGACGCTGCTGGGCGGACTTGACGCGCTGAACCAAACCCTATTGGCTTCGCCGCTCAGCAACTATGGCAGTCTGATTCCACAAATTGCACTCTTGGCAGCGTTTGGCCTAATCGGTGGACTACTCGATTTGCCCATCTCTTTATATAAAACATTTGTGATTGAAGAGCGCTTTGGCTTTAACAAGCTGAGTTTCAAGTTGTGGCTGGGCGATTTAGTCAAATCAACTTTAGTCGGTGCCATTATTGGCCTGCCGGTGATAGCCCTTATTCTCTGGATTATGGGCAGCACAGGCAGCTTGTGGTGGCTGTGGGCATGGGCCGCCTGGATGGGCTTTAACTTACTGGCTCTGGTGCTTTACCCGACGCTAATCGCGCCGCTTTTCAACAAGTTCAAACCGCTAGACGACGAATCTTTAAAAGTTCGTGTCACGGCTTTGATGCAGCGCTGCGGCTTTGAAGCCAAGGGTTTATTCATCATGGACGGCAGCCGTCGCTCAGCCCATGCAAATGCCTACTTCACCGGTTTTGGTGCGGCCAAACGGGTGGTTTTTTATGACACCTTGCTGAATCAACTCAACCCAGCAGAAGTCGATGCTGTGCTGGCTCACGAGTTAGGCCACTTCAAACACAAACACATCATCAAACGCATTGCGTCAATGTTTGCACTCAGTCTTGTCGGCTTTGCGCTACTGGGATGGCTCTCGACGCAAGTCTGGTTCTACACCGGTTTAGGCGTGTTACCAAACCTTGCTGGTGCCAACGACGCAATCGCCTTGCTACTGTTTATGCTGGTGCTGCCGCTGTTTAGCTTTTTTATTACCCCGCTGTTTGCGCAGCTCTCTCGCAAAGACGAGTTTCAAGCCGATGCTTATGCGGTCTCGCAGACCGATAGTCGTGATCTGCAAAGCGCGCTGCTAAAGCTCTACAAAGACAATGCCAGCACCCTCACACCAGACCCCTTGTTTGTGAAATTTTATTATTCCCACCCACCCGCATCAGAGCGGATGGCACGCATGAATTTACTGACCGAAAGCCGCTCACTATGA
- the orn gene encoding oligoribonuclease, which translates to MLDTETTLKKSDQNLVWLDCEMTGLDPQKERIIEIAIIVTGPQLTPRIEGPVLVIHQSDELLAQMDNWNKGTHGRSGLIEKVKLSNVTEQDAEAQILAFLALYVPKGTSPLCGNTISQDRRFLALYMPKLEAFLHYRNVDVSTFKELAKRWSPEVYTAFKKNQRHTALADVNESIDELEHYRTHFLK; encoded by the coding sequence ATGTTAGATACCGAAACCACACTTAAAAAATCCGATCAAAATTTGGTCTGGCTAGACTGCGAAATGACCGGGCTTGACCCGCAAAAAGAACGCATCATAGAAATCGCCATTATTGTTACTGGCCCGCAACTCACGCCGCGTATTGAAGGCCCAGTGTTGGTGATTCATCAGTCCGACGAATTACTCGCTCAAATGGACAACTGGAATAAGGGTACGCACGGTCGCAGCGGCTTGATCGAAAAGGTCAAACTCAGCAACGTGACCGAGCAGGATGCAGAAGCACAGATATTGGCTTTTCTCGCGCTTTACGTGCCCAAGGGTACTTCGCCTTTGTGTGGCAACACGATTAGCCAAGACCGGCGTTTTCTGGCGCTTTACATGCCTAAGCTGGAAGCCTTCTTGCACTACCGCAATGTCGATGTCAGCACCTTTAAAGAGTTGGCTAAGCGCTGGAGTCCAGAGGTCTACACCGCGTTTAAGAAGAATCAACGCCATACCGCGCTGGCCGATGTGAATGAATCCATTGATGAGCTTGAGCATTACCGAACACATTTTTTGAAATAG
- a CDS encoding IS30 family transposase produces MIYTHLTRDERYQIAILVKANFNQSEIAKMMDRDKSSISRELRRNRGLRGYRPKQANDKAQERRLACANSPRVADSTWAVVEEKLAEAWSPEQISGHLEASHQPGVSYESIYQYIYADKRAGGTLHKTLRCQKTRKKRSSGRERRGTISHQVSIELRPDIVLERARFGDWEADLVIGAGQKQALVTINERVSRYSIIFHVPFKTAQAVGDALITLLKPFAHCVHTLTTDNGKEFAQHERIASALSADFFFAHPYASWERGANENMNGLIRQFFPKGMRFNCITDDDIALAMHRLNHRPRKCLGYRTPHQVFMEQLESYQHTVALQA; encoded by the coding sequence ATGATTTACACACACCTCACCCGTGACGAACGTTACCAGATTGCAATCCTCGTCAAAGCAAACTTCAATCAAAGTGAAATTGCAAAAATGATGGACCGTGATAAATCGAGCATCAGCCGTGAGTTGCGTCGTAACCGCGGTCTACGAGGCTATCGCCCTAAGCAGGCAAATGACAAAGCCCAAGAACGTAGACTTGCCTGCGCCAATAGTCCTAGAGTTGCTGACTCGACATGGGCTGTAGTGGAGGAAAAGTTGGCTGAGGCTTGGAGCCCCGAGCAAATCAGCGGCCACCTCGAAGCTAGCCACCAACCCGGTGTTAGCTATGAGAGCATTTACCAGTACATCTACGCTGACAAACGCGCGGGCGGCACCTTGCATAAAACACTGCGTTGCCAGAAGACGCGAAAAAAACGCAGCAGTGGCCGTGAACGGCGCGGCACCATCTCTCACCAGGTCTCAATAGAACTGCGACCCGACATCGTGCTTGAGCGTGCGCGCTTTGGCGACTGGGAGGCTGATCTGGTGATTGGTGCCGGGCAGAAGCAAGCACTAGTGACGATTAATGAGCGTGTCTCTCGCTATTCAATAATTTTCCACGTGCCATTCAAAACAGCGCAAGCCGTAGGGGACGCGTTAATCACTTTACTCAAACCGTTCGCTCATTGCGTGCACACTCTCACGACTGATAACGGCAAGGAATTTGCCCAGCATGAACGAATAGCTTCTGCGCTGAGTGCAGATTTCTTTTTCGCCCATCCATACGCCTCGTGGGAGCGTGGGGCGAACGAGAATATGAACGGTTTGATTCGCCAGTTTTTCCCAAAGGGGATGCGCTTTAATTGCATAACCGACGATGACATTGCTTTAGCGATGCACAGGCTCAATCATCGTCCTAGAAAATGTTTAGGGTATCGAACGCCGCATCAGGTTTTTATGGAACAGTTAGAGTCCTATCAGCATACGGTTGCACTTCAAGCTTGA
- a CDS encoding DEAD/DEAH box helicase: MTDSFEARGEVSSDAITDNISDNNMNENFSLTVADLTLDSSDVDANTVPDFIDAPEGQVTSLDAVAAEPNGFVKLGLAKELLQAVADMGFTQPTAVQLATIPKAMQALDAENKDPKAKFTDLLVSSQTGSGKTAAFLLPVLHTLLMQQEEAERTERAEFERLSAEAIARGESPAKKPKRKDPTNTRNFKAATPGALILCPTRELAQQVCADAIDLVRHCRGLRVANVVGGIPYQLQIAKLQNANLVVATPGRLLDLQRSMQIKLDQVQFLVVDEADRMLDLGFADDLTEVNQLTIERKQTMMFSATFAPRIMQLATRVMRQPQRVEIDSPHEKHLSITQSLLWADNMAHKRKLLDHLLRDTTMNQAIVFASTQVECDGLANDLVQEGFSAVALHGALSQGLRNRRLMAFRDGRVQILVATDVAARGLDVPSITHVINYGLPMKSEDYVHRIGRTGRAGRSGFAITIAEFRDRRKIQDIEHYTQQNLKASTIPGLEPQQRFAPTSERPRGNFGGGGDRGRSGGGGGGGYAGRKPSFGGGGSGAGGGFGGNRGGDRGNDRGGERNFNDRGGDRPQFQGQPQGNFGGGDRNFADRAPRRPDDRNFNAPRNEGFAPRNEGFAPRNEGFAPRNEGFAPRHDGGRNEGRNEGFAPRADFANRKPAFSPRPAGKVFVPRDAAKKAGGGKFGKPSRD, from the coding sequence ATGACTGACTCTTTTGAGGCACGTGGCGAAGTTTCGTCCGACGCTATTACTGACAATATTTCCGACAACAACATGAACGAGAATTTCTCGCTCACCGTTGCCGATCTGACGCTGGATTCCTCCGACGTCGATGCCAACACGGTTCCTGACTTTATCGACGCCCCTGAAGGCCAAGTAACGTCACTAGACGCAGTTGCCGCAGAGCCAAACGGCTTTGTCAAACTTGGTCTGGCCAAAGAATTGCTGCAAGCTGTAGCCGACATGGGTTTCACCCAGCCGACCGCTGTTCAGCTCGCCACCATCCCTAAAGCCATGCAGGCCTTGGATGCTGAAAACAAAGACCCTAAAGCCAAATTCACCGACTTGCTGGTCTCCAGCCAGACCGGTAGCGGCAAAACTGCGGCCTTCTTGCTGCCAGTGTTGCACACCTTGTTGATGCAACAAGAAGAAGCTGAGCGCACCGAGCGTGCTGAGTTCGAACGCCTCAGTGCAGAAGCTATTGCCCGCGGCGAGTCCCCAGCTAAAAAGCCAAAGCGTAAAGACCCAACCAATACGCGCAATTTCAAAGCCGCCACACCCGGCGCCCTGATTTTGTGCCCAACCCGCGAACTGGCTCAGCAAGTTTGTGCCGACGCGATCGACTTGGTGCGTCATTGCCGCGGTCTGCGCGTTGCCAACGTTGTCGGTGGTATTCCTTACCAGTTGCAAATTGCAAAACTGCAAAACGCCAATTTGGTAGTTGCCACACCAGGTCGTTTGCTTGACTTGCAGCGCAGCATGCAAATCAAACTCGACCAAGTTCAGTTTCTCGTGGTTGACGAAGCCGACCGTATGCTTGACCTCGGCTTTGCCGATGATTTGACCGAAGTCAATCAGCTCACCATTGAGCGCAAGCAGACCATGATGTTTAGCGCTACCTTCGCGCCGCGCATCATGCAACTGGCTACCCGCGTAATGCGTCAGCCACAGCGCGTCGAGATCGATTCGCCGCACGAAAAGCATCTCTCAATTACTCAGTCCCTGCTGTGGGCCGACAACATGGCGCACAAGCGCAAGTTGCTCGACCACCTGCTGCGCGACACCACCATGAACCAAGCCATCGTGTTTGCTAGCACCCAAGTCGAGTGTGACGGTCTGGCTAACGATTTGGTGCAAGAAGGCTTTAGCGCCGTTGCATTGCACGGTGCTTTGAGCCAAGGTTTGCGCAATCGCCGCTTGATGGCTTTCCGTGACGGTCGGGTTCAGATTTTGGTTGCTACAGACGTCGCTGCCCGCGGCCTCGATGTGCCTAGCATCACCCACGTGATTAACTACGGTCTGCCGATGAAATCGGAAGACTATGTGCACCGTATTGGCCGTACCGGCCGCGCTGGTCGCAGTGGTTTTGCGATTACCATCGCCGAATTCCGCGATCGTCGCAAGATTCAAGATATCGAGCACTACACACAACAAAACCTCAAAGCCAGCACCATTCCAGGTCTGGAGCCACAACAGCGTTTTGCACCGACTTCCGAGCGCCCACGTGGCAACTTCGGCGGCGGTGGTGATCGCGGTCGTAGCGGCGGCGGTGGCGGCGGCGGTTATGCCGGTCGCAAGCCATCATTTGGCGGCGGCGGTAGTGGTGCAGGCGGCGGCTTTGGTGGCAACCGCGGCGGCGATCGTGGCAATGACCGTGGCGGCGAGCGTAACTTTAACGACCGTGGCGGTGACCGTCCACAGTTCCAAGGTCAGCCACAAGGCAACTTTGGTGGTGGCGATCGCAATTTTGCTGACCGCGCACCGCGCCGTCCTGATGACCGCAATTTCAATGCACCGCGCAACGAAGGCTTTGCACCGCGTAATGAAGGTTTCGCACCACGTAACGAAGGCTTTGCGCCTCGCAATGAAGGTTTTGCACCACGCCATGATGGTGGCCGCAACGAAGGTCGTAACGAAGGCTTTGCACCGCGTGCCGATTTCGCTAACCGCAAGCCAGCATTCTCACCCCGTCCAGCCGGTAAGGTGTTTGTGCCCCGTGATGCAGCCAAGAAAGCCGGTGGCGGCAAGTTTGGTAAGCCTTCACGTGACTAA
- a CDS encoding alpha/beta hydrolase: MKQSAEIWNPEWLDSMYNNRALVPDHADYFKRWGEDSHHARKSLVCTLDQAYGDGPAESLDIFPAAAPDGSPVPEGGAPVLVFIHGGYWRSLDKADHSFIAPAFTAAGACVVIPNYALCPAVTIPEISLQMVKALAWTWRNIADHGGNPRRITVVGHSAGGHLAAMLLACQWMTYAIDLPSDVFRSALSISGVFDLEPLRHTPFLKDSLQLTPEHVLKASPALLPRPRRKTLYSVAGGAESAEFLRQNRLIQDVWGRVTVPICGALADLNHFSILDALIEPSHRLHELALELLGLDKPVYEEPELSQPELV; encoded by the coding sequence ATGAAGCAATCAGCAGAGATTTGGAATCCTGAGTGGCTAGACAGTATGTATAACAATCGTGCGCTTGTGCCCGATCATGCTGATTATTTCAAACGCTGGGGCGAGGATTCGCATCACGCACGCAAGTCCTTAGTCTGCACCTTAGACCAAGCCTATGGCGATGGACCGGCTGAAAGTCTTGATATTTTCCCTGCCGCTGCACCCGACGGTTCACCGGTTCCCGAAGGCGGTGCACCGGTTCTAGTGTTTATCCACGGCGGCTATTGGCGCTCATTGGATAAGGCCGATCATTCCTTTATCGCGCCGGCATTCACTGCGGCTGGCGCTTGTGTGGTGATTCCCAATTACGCGCTTTGCCCAGCCGTGACGATTCCAGAAATCAGCCTCCAAATGGTCAAAGCACTGGCTTGGACTTGGCGCAATATTGCCGACCATGGTGGCAACCCAAGACGCATTACTGTGGTGGGTCACTCAGCGGGTGGTCATCTCGCTGCAATGCTTCTGGCCTGCCAGTGGATGACCTATGCGATAGATCTGCCGTCTGATGTATTTCGCTCGGCGCTGTCGATTTCTGGCGTGTTTGATCTTGAGCCACTGCGGCATACGCCATTTTTAAAAGACTCTCTTCAACTCACGCCCGAGCATGTGTTGAAAGCTAGCCCAGCTTTGCTGCCGCGGCCGCGCCGCAAAACGCTTTACAGCGTGGCCGGTGGTGCTGAGAGTGCAGAATTTCTGCGCCAGAACCGTTTGATCCAAGATGTCTGGGGCCGTGTGACTGTGCCGATTTGTGGCGCGCTGGCCGATCTGAATCACTTTAGTATTCTTGACGCTTTAATAGAGCCTTCCCACCGACTGCATGAGCTGGCGCTGGAGTTGCTGGGGTTGGATAAACCGGTGTATGAAGAGCCTGAGTTGAGCCAGCCAGAACTGGTCTAA